From Malaya genurostris strain Urasoe2022 chromosome 2, Malgen_1.1, whole genome shotgun sequence:
AATGCTATCCCTCTAATCCTGTAAAAGTGTTGCATTTTTTCGAGTACAATCTTTAGCAGAATCACAATTTTAGTTACTCTTAAACTCTATTTTGTAAAGTAGTGATTCTCACTAAGTATACGAAACATTATCAAAAAATCGTTATAGTCTgtgttgagatttttttttgctgttgatCAGGTGGTAGGTGAGTATCATAACAGACCTGACGAATCTCACTCGCGATTTTTGATGGGCGATAAATCTAATACCTCCCTTCGAATGATACTATATATAATTATTAGCATCAGGGTATTTTTATCCTAGATAGACAGACTCACTCACCGTCGATATAAATAGATTTTTCTCCCTCcctttggttggtgggcttgacggtattgcaaacatcatcacatacaatcaattagcgttacaatttgataaagatatgcgttacagtttttagtttcataattgaattaaatgaataatatatggaacgacttgaataagatgttgattgcattacgctccaacatccggggttggagaggccggtagggcttaactgagctcttttttatgttttattttcatactaccggcccttattaccagtgtgaagtgaaaattaagtagagtaaacgtatcccaattgggtttcacacgatgacaataaatgaacggtaaatcgaatccatctttgacgtttattggtggtttgtgtaccatggaatactgtggaatgaaatagaatattgtagaatataataaaataataatgaccgaaccaatgagcaaaccactgatagctgtcaaacgatgttcatccagtttatatggtgaggatgtatcgtttgggacctgatgggtgagatgatgtgtgaatgaaatgtaagagtgagtgcatgcaagaacggtaataaaggccaccgtttcagctcaggactaacgatcgaccaatagaagagatagaaattgggtaacggtacccccattcatctcaaatccattagtcatttcatgtacgaaaaccattggttagagtgagatctgttatctctgtttcatagattaatttcaagaataacatgaaatctggagcattttttttttgttcgttaaaacagcagtattgaatcatttctgaactacttttatgttccattgcttcttacagacgaggcaaagattttgtattcgattttatctcaataaatttattgaaagtcgagtaatcggtaaaataacatggtgactctactaatgagatgactattggcacacaaattttagttagaatctattagaatagaaatagtaactcaatgttgtgatgcttgcttgtggaatacatgtaggtatgtatgcatgtgtgtatgcgtatgtgcctgtgtgtatgtatgtgtttttgtgtgtacaacatacattataccgttccctcgggtgtgttgtatcaaattggttgtgacacatttcgattgcgagtcagtgtaccagatgttcaaaagtgcctgagcggatggtaatatactgtcaagaatcaaccgaagataacgaaatgtgaacatgctgtagcaatactattaaacccaagtgttattatcatttaaataaaaacgcatgtcctcagttcttatccgtcaaaccatgatgagctgctctacaaagatcaatgaaacactaatttttttttttttttttttttttttttggaaacggatgactggatgaggaacaagaaatacgaaaatgctgaaagaattagaaaggaatattggtaagaatataaacaccattgcatacaactaacttttacatttaaggaagcaacataacatgccagcaaaagtacggagtgaaaaatgactacaaaagacacgaatcacagctgaatagaacactggaattaaggtaaaacagaatacaaactatgaacaaaggtaagaaaaccaacatgaagaaataatagaaactgctgggtaacaatgtaatttcctcatattgaaagaggcgtttatatggcgcgcatgcgctaattcggcctgatacaaaataacggggagggcaatacattttggacagggctgtaaaaagctgattggaaccctttccccaccaaaatgtaatataaggataTAAGGAATAAGATAGACAGACTCACTCACCGGCGATATAAATAGATTTTTCTGTCACCTAATTGACCAGTTAACGATATAAACTACTatgcaaatttcaattcaattaagTTATACAAACACCTTAATTGTCAAGAATCAGTTTTtcaagatttcaattgaatcatGCAGCTTTTGCTCACGCTAACAAACTATACATGGCCCTAAATAACCATAATGATACAGCTTTCTACTGAGTGAAATGAAGCTCCGTGCTTCATAAAAATTCAAGATTTTTCGAGCCAATTTCATTAGAATGAGATATGTGTTCCGAATTGCAGGTGAATTCAATTCCTTTGatttaaaaatataatttaaatattaTTGATTGGCACTAGAACTGACGAAACACAACCTTTCTCGATGAAAACCTTTGACGAATACGGGAATTTCTCATTGATGCTAGATTAGGTAAAATAATAACTGTAGTTTATCAAGTATTTTATTGAAAAGTAGCTAATTTTTTCTCAACATTCAGCCTATAATAATCGACCAGTTTCCTAAAATAATGCAGTTTCGTAGACAATTTTTCATAACACGAATATCATTCTTAGTCGAAAAAATGTCCTTAACCTGACTTGATGTTTAATTTCACTAgttattattgttatcattTATTGACTATAAGTTAATTGAATTACAAACCTACTTTGGAAATGAGCATAGCAAACATGCAACTTGATGATGGATCTTATACAAATTGGAGCATAGCAACTTTGTACTcatattaaaacaatttttttgtttcgtccaTAAAATATAGAAGCAAATAGCTCTATATTGATCTTAGTCAGATTTCTTAGCCTTAGCTTTAGTGGCCTTCTTCGATGTTCCTAAACCGCGTGGTTTTGTATCTTCACCCCAGTAGTACAGTAGCTGCAGTACAATGACAGCATTAGCAAACGACGAAAATCCGTAAGTTATGATCATCATTTGATCGCCAGTCTCTTGAATAGACGTAAAGATTCGGGCCAAAGATCCAGCCAACAACATGAAACAGGTGACCGCAGACAGCTGACCAGTACTACCATTCCGATAGTTAGTATAAGCTTGAGATAGCTTTCCCAGCAGAAGAATTGGAATGTTGAATCCTTGGGCGATCAAAAGGTATTCAAGGGGTGTTGGCCCTCCCATCAGTGCATAGGTCACTGCAAAGTAAACCACGCTGAATGCAATTGCCTTTACTAATGAATTATTGTACATGAGCACAAGAAACGCGATAATGGCAGTTTGCAGAGCAAGGAACGATGTGTCTCCCCAGGAACTAAACGGAAAACCACTAACAAAGCTATACGACATATGGATAGTAATCGCAAACAAATCTAAACAAACGCTAAACAGATTGATTCCTTTTGCTGATTTGTTGGCCAGTATTTTGGTTATCTGTGGAACTTTGACTAGTACTGAACCGGCTATTATTCCTAAGCCCAACCCTTTACTGAGTAAAGCTTTGGAACAGTCCACTGAAATAGTACAAAATAGGATTACCTCtaatttcattataacaaatattGTACTTACCATTCAGCAGATCAAAATCTACGAAATAGTTATCGTAACACTTTTCATTCATAAGAAGTAACATGAATTTCTTAGCGTAATCGGTCATTTCACTTCAATATTTAAATGACTAAATAAGCGTATAAGGACGAATGAAATAATGAGTAAATAAGTGAAAACTGCAAGTTTAGCTAGAATGTGTATTTTTACACCGAATTCAAAACTTAGAAAATATCAACTGAATCTACCACAGGTCTTAACACCGAAACCACGATTAAAGACGTGTTGGAGTACTTTTATTTAATCATGAACGTCATTTTTGACACATCAATAGACCAAGAGCCAACTGTGACGATGGCGACACATATACAAGAACATACAGAGGAGTGCGTTCACTGCTTTGCTTCACTACGAATTCGAAATATGTTCACAGAGCACATGCAACACAACAAAATAAATGCATCGTCAATCTTTTGGAAATAGATCGACACTCATTGATATCAGtttatttttactgttttattGTGATTCCGAATAGAAATAGTCTCTAACTTTATCCAACGCTCTAAATCTATGAGATATCTCATTCTTACGCTCTTTTGGTAATTCAGCATACGTTTTGCCATAGCCTTTTGGTTGAAAAATTGGATCCCAGCCAAAATCGCGACTACCTCGAGGAAATACAATGTCTCCATCAGTGCAGCCTTGAAAAAGAATAACTTCCCCATCTTCATCTGGCGCGTAAGCGAATGTACAAACAGCTTGTGCGGATTTATCTTCCCAACCATCTAGCAATTTATGCAATCCTTCCGGTTGTAATTTATCTAAAAACCATTTTATATATGGTCCTGCAAAACGTTTGAAGCATTAAACGTAGGTCCGTACAGAAAAGCTAACAATTTTAAGCGTTTTGTTACCTGGTAAGCCTTTCAGAGCGTTGAAGCAAAGACAGGTGTCTTCCACCAGTACCGGTCCTTGGACACGTCTGGCGGCCTCCATACATTTCTTCCGGCAGATATCGTCTACTTCACCTTGTAGCTCTGGCAAGTCTAGCTTGACGGGAATTATTTCACGAGGGAACTTGCTTCCTAAAATTGCCCGAACTTCTTCCAGTTTTTTGGCATTGCCAGTAACGAACGAAATCGGACGAGACATAATCTTCCGTGTTTTGCTTTCATACTGGTTGAGGTTACGGAAAACCCTGTCATTTGTTTTCCACTGATCGTTCTGGAATGAATTCaatatcatttttttccgcGAAACACAACATGTATTGAATTGATTTGTTGCGCGACTTTCTTGCATTTCACACTCTGCAAGAGAACTACCACATATAGTAGACAAACATGGTAATTCTAACAACGTAGACATTTAATGATCCtataaccaaatacaaattataatacggaatacttcgacaaattttcaaggacacaccttgtgttacgtaaaagtttacgtaaaagtgtgttacgtaaaagttttttactagttggtttcccctcgtttgtaaacaccgatcagctgcttgcagggttgcctgatttcatcaaaatatttgataatgaatcgtcacaataaattattggattacgttgataatatatttaacttttttagcgatgttggaaggtaaacatttattttactcaacgttgttcatctagactatttttgattgtgttggtaattttcacccgaaattaagatacggcagaccagaagcaagtaaatattgtaacaaaacgggttgtattgcgttgtaggatgagaagtaggcacaattctgtatatagttttggcaatatgtaatcaatctgtatcctgcatgaaattcgcatggaggtatacaaatcacccatctgacaccggtatgtgagcaccagccatttgaaagtataccgattacgttgagcccctcgcgtttcgagccccaaccactacgatgttttgatactcatcgcgactctcaaattgtgaaaattatctccacttgatgtcccaaaacactgccagctgtattttaggtaaaccgacaagttattgtgagagagtcgatccaaaattcactaattttcgtgcatcaaagaaggtaaacgcgtaaaacaaatgtattgctgtttgtttgtttacttgcGATCAGCTGATttcgaagttccgattttgatctcatcaagatggcgtcgtgacaggaggccgatacaaatcaatacattacaggtaattcatgaatggcaactcggttggtaaatgaaaaaaataaacacagtctagatgacagacaggatgtatttgatagggtaacgtggtgccatcatgacatatgcgagtactgtcccaactaaaggaatattcgaaatgaccgtttatgtggttaaagaatctaatttgagtgtcctgtctgttagtctgtggctttacgtcataatactaatagaaaataattcaattaataagtttATCCATCGTGAGAAGAAACTGCTGTGTCTGCCACCGTTCGGGCTAAaatcaatttgtctgggtcACGCATAGATGAGTGACTATTGGGAAAACGCATACATAGCTTGCATCtgtttctcttttaacttttattttttcGTGTAGAGCACTAATCGCTGTTTCCGTGGTTCGTATACGAATCGTACCCATGTTCCACACCAAGGCCCGTTTATGAAATAAAGTCCCATCACAGCCAAAATATATCGCAATTCTTCATCCATCGATTACCTTTGAATTTATTGCAATacagcaacggaaaacataaacaaacaaacttgttttacggcgtagcaactagcataaagcgttgccagaaacgatctctttccacattttcaaactatcgcaatgaaagggtaatttgctaggcttacttgctcacgctgtgaaccaaacattggcggttcgtttgtatgggacttaggggtattattatttgtatttgctataACCACCATCGCTTGTGTTTCATGGTTACTAGCTATGACAACTCGTAAAACAATATCGTTGTTGATTATTAATTTATAGTTCAAAAATATCATGAAGCTATCGCATTCCTGTTAACTATTTAAGTAGTAAGGCATTTTTGGATGGATTTATGGTGAGAAAAATTATTGATTAGTCAACTTGCGCTTTTTTCATGGATTTCGTAGTTCGAGTGAAGCAACCTTCTATTTGTATATTAGTAATTAATAATATCCCACAGCGCTAATAATTAATTATGTATTTGCTGTGTAGTTGGAGCATTTGGAATTTTATGAATAACAAACACGGACGCTCACTTTCCGATTAGATTACGATTACGTAGTCTCATTGTGAAGATCACCAAAGCATACATCATCAAGCTCCCCGAAGCTAAAAGAACTGCTGTTAATTTGGACAAAATTAAATAAGTACACATTATGATCGCTTTCATGTATCAGCATACCTCTCAAAGAACT
This genomic window contains:
- the LOC131430065 gene encoding mannose-P-dolichol utilization defect 1 protein homolog, whose product is MTDYAKKFMLLLMNEKCYDNYFVDFDLLNVDCSKALLSKGLGLGIIAGSVLVKVPQITKILANKSAKGINLFSVCLDLFAITIHMSYSFVSGFPFSSWGDTSFLALQTAIIAFLVLMYNNSLVKAIAFSVVYFAVTYALMGGPTPLEYLLIAQGFNIPILLLGKLSQAYTNYRNGSTGQLSAVTCFMLLAGSLARIFTSIQETGDQMMIITYGFSSFANAVIVLQLLYYWGEDTKPRGLGTSKKATKAKAKKSD
- the LOC131430064 gene encoding inosine triphosphate pyrophosphatase, which gives rise to MSTLLELPCLSTICGSSLAECEMQESRATNQFNTCCVSRKKMILNSFQNDQWKTNDRVFRNLNQYESKTRKIMSRPISFVTGNAKKLEEVRAILGSKFPREIIPVKLDLPELQGEVDDICRKKCMEAARRVQGPVLVEDTCLCFNALKGLPGPYIKWFLDKLQPEGLHKLLDGWEDKSAQAVCTFAYAPDEDGEVILFQGCTDGDIVFPRGSRDFGWDPIFQPKGYGKTYAELPKERKNEISHRFRALDKVRDYFYSESQ